The following proteins come from a genomic window of Deltaproteobacteria bacterium:
- a CDS encoding zinc ribbon domain-containing protein: MPLYEFECSACKHIFERVMKVGEDHEGLPCPECGVANPKKVIGRTSFHSRERYEERLARRMAARTAESKGSGNR, from the coding sequence ATGCCACTCTATGAATTTGAATGCAGCGCCTGCAAGCATATCTTTGAACGCGTTATGAAGGTCGGTGAGGATCATGAAGGTCTTCCCTGTCCGGAGTGCGGAGTAGCGAATCCCAAAAAGGTGATAGGGCGCACCAGTTTCCACAGCCGGGAAAGGTATGAAGAACGCCTGGCCAGGAGAATGGCGGCACGCACGGCTGAAAGCAAGGGGTCAGGCAATCGATAA